From Chloroflexota bacterium, one genomic window encodes:
- a CDS encoding radical SAM protein, producing the protein MRKQSGLPDVETAPICQNCGRESPLISRALGICAGCIRHDFSRVLPRIREAHSQSRTPFHLSGQPPRDSTGLTCKLCANECQIAEGVASYCGLRTNKGGRLEGVNADTANVSWYYDSLPTNCVADWVCPGGTGSGFPDFAYCPTAERGYKNLAVFYQACSFNCLFCQNWQYRYAARRKGHVSASTLAQAVDQQTSCICYFGGDPTPQLPHALLASRLALQQNRGRILRICWETNGSMHPAALQQMAKLSLTSGGCIKFDLKAWSEGLHVALCGVSNRRTLENFQLLAKYVFMRPHPPFLIASTLLVPGYVDQEEVARIASFIASLSPDIPYSLLAFYPQFMMSDLPTTSRQHAEECLETARRRGLKNVRIGNLHLLRYQCYT; encoded by the coding sequence ATGCGAAAGCAATCCGGACTTCCAGATGTAGAAACGGCTCCAATCTGTCAGAACTGCGGTCGGGAATCACCCCTCATATCCCGCGCGCTAGGGATATGCGCAGGCTGCATCCGGCATGATTTCAGCCGCGTTTTACCCCGGATTAGAGAGGCCCACAGTCAATCGCGGACGCCATTCCATCTTTCGGGCCAACCACCTCGAGATAGCACTGGACTAACCTGCAAATTATGTGCCAATGAATGTCAGATTGCCGAAGGGGTGGCAAGCTACTGTGGCCTACGCACCAACAAAGGAGGCAGACTAGAGGGAGTGAACGCAGATACAGCCAATGTCAGTTGGTATTACGACTCCTTGCCCACCAATTGCGTAGCTGACTGGGTTTGCCCTGGCGGTACTGGCAGTGGCTTCCCTGATTTTGCCTACTGCCCCACCGCGGAGCGTGGCTATAAGAACCTGGCGGTCTTCTATCAGGCCTGTTCCTTCAACTGTCTATTCTGCCAGAACTGGCAGTACCGCTACGCCGCCAGAAGGAAAGGGCACGTCAGCGCCTCAACCCTGGCCCAGGCAGTGGATCAACAGACTTCCTGTATTTGCTACTTTGGGGGAGACCCCACCCCCCAGCTACCCCACGCCCTTCTGGCCTCCCGTTTAGCCCTGCAACAAAACCGCGGCAGGATTCTCCGCATCTGCTGGGAAACCAATGGCTCAATGCATCCCGCCGCGTTGCAGCAGATGGCCAAGCTTTCCCTGACATCCGGCGGGTGCATCAAGTTTGATCTCAAAGCCTGGAGTGAGGGATTGCACGTTGCTCTCTGCGGGGTGAGCAACAGGAGAACCCTGGAAAATTTCCAACTGCTGGCCAAATACGTCTTCATGAGACCTCATCCTCCGTTCTTGATTGCCAGCACGCTCCTCGTGCCAGGTTATGTAGACCAGGAGGAAGTGGCCAGGATCGCATCCTTTATTGCTTCCCTTAGCCCAGATATCCCCTATTCCCTCCTTGCTTTCTATCCCCAGTTCATGATGAGTGATTTGCCCACCACCTCCAGACAACACGCCGAGGAGTGTCTTGAAACTGCAAGGAGGCGAGGACTAAAGAACGTCAGGATAGGAAATCTTCACTTGCTAAGATACCAATGCTATACTTAG
- the nusB gene encoding transcription antitermination factor NusB, producing MSRTITKTPVATRRKGRVAALQALFEVDCSGHDFVQSLDRLSEDASLPEESIAFARQLVSKVLENRQAIDALVQKFATAWPLQQMSIVDRNILRLGVCEMLFDMVPSKVAINEAVELAKSFGSDSSAKFINGVLGSVYSELTNEESRKG from the coding sequence ATGAGTAGAACCATAACGAAAACGCCGGTAGCCACCCGCCGAAAGGGGAGAGTAGCAGCTTTACAGGCACTATTTGAGGTTGACTGTTCCGGTCATGACTTCGTGCAGTCTTTGGATCGGCTGTCTGAAGACGCTTCCCTACCCGAAGAGTCAATTGCCTTTGCCAGGCAACTGGTTTCGAAGGTGCTAGAGAATCGGCAGGCTATCGACGCCCTGGTGCAGAAGTTTGCTACTGCATGGCCTTTGCAGCAAATGTCCATAGTTGACAGAAACATCTTACGTTTAGGGGTCTGCGAGATGCTGTTCGATATGGTTCCGTCGAAGGTAGCTATCAACGAAGCAGTCGAGTTGGCCAAGTCTTTCGGTAGTGATAGTTCCGCGAAATTTATCAACGGTGTCCTGGGCTCGGTTTATTCCGAGCTGACTAATGAAGAAAGTAGAAAGGGGTGA
- the acpP gene encoding acyl carrier protein gives MASVFERVRAVIVEQLGVKEEEVVPSASFIEDFNADSLDLVELMMALEEEFSTPKRKIEIPDEDARRIMTVKDSVDYIVNLGIEDE, from the coding sequence GTGGCTTCAGTTTTCGAACGGGTGAGGGCCGTCATAGTCGAGCAACTAGGGGTAAAGGAGGAAGAGGTCGTGCCCTCCGCTTCTTTTATTGAAGACTTCAATGCCGACTCCCTGGATCTGGTCGAGTTGATGATGGCCCTGGAAGAAGAATTCAGCACTCCAAAGAGGAAGATAGAGATACCTGACGAAGACGCCAGAAGGATAATGACAGTAAAGGATTCGGTCGATTACATCGTGAACCTCGGAATAGAAGACGAGTAA
- the lysA gene encoding diaminopimelate decarboxylase: protein MSDKHQSSKLPLFPLTAESNHKNHLVIGGCDAVDLAASFGTPLYIFDEITLRTRCLDYRQEFQRRYPKTAVVYACKAFINPVLARILHQDGLGLDVVSAGEMAIARSVAFPPQMVYFHGNNKTEEELRLALDWGVGRIVVDNFRELSLLSSLAKEGGKTQDILLRLSPGVDPHTHGHTTTGILDSKFGFPISTGQAEEALTKALDFPSLNLTGLHFHLGSPIFETQPYVEALEILLRFAAEISKKHSFELRELDIGGGFAIQYLLESPPPSIGSYAEAITSALLNLSSQLKLAAPQLIIEPGRGIVGQAGVALYRIGGSKDIPGIRKYVFVDGGMGDNIRPPLYGAKYEALIANRTTEAETEKVTIAGKFCESGDILIKDIYLPKVREGDILAVPACGAYCLSMASNYNACLKPAIVLVKEGRAQLIRRRETYDDLMRCDLF, encoded by the coding sequence GTGAGCGACAAGCACCAATCATCCAAGCTTCCCCTTTTCCCCTTAACGGCAGAGAGCAACCACAAGAATCATCTCGTTATCGGCGGCTGTGATGCTGTAGATTTGGCCGCCAGTTTTGGCACTCCCCTGTACATCTTTGATGAGATCACGCTACGCACCAGGTGCCTCGACTACCGCCAAGAGTTTCAACGGCGCTACCCCAAGACAGCAGTAGTCTACGCCTGCAAGGCATTTATCAATCCGGTCTTGGCGCGCATCTTGCACCAGGATGGTCTGGGGCTCGATGTGGTCTCCGCCGGGGAGATGGCCATTGCCAGGTCTGTTGCCTTTCCTCCGCAGATGGTCTACTTCCACGGCAACAACAAGACCGAGGAGGAACTAAGACTGGCCCTGGATTGGGGAGTGGGGCGTATAGTAGTCGATAACTTCCGTGAGCTCAGCCTGCTGAGCAGTTTAGCTAAGGAGGGAGGAAAGACCCAAGATATTCTGCTGCGCCTGTCCCCAGGTGTTGATCCCCACACGCATGGCCACACCACTACCGGCATCCTTGACAGCAAATTCGGGTTCCCCATCAGTACGGGACAAGCCGAAGAGGCGCTCACCAAAGCACTGGACTTCCCTAGCCTTAATTTGACAGGGCTGCACTTCCACCTAGGCTCCCCTATTTTTGAGACTCAACCCTACGTGGAAGCCCTTGAAATTTTGCTCCGCTTTGCGGCTGAAATAAGCAAGAAACACAGCTTTGAGTTGAGAGAATTGGACATAGGCGGTGGTTTTGCCATCCAGTATTTGCTAGAGTCTCCACCCCCATCGATTGGCAGCTATGCTGAGGCTATCACTTCGGCGCTCCTTAATCTTAGTAGCCAGCTTAAACTGGCTGCGCCGCAACTGATCATCGAACCAGGAAGAGGAATCGTAGGTCAGGCAGGGGTAGCCCTTTACCGAATAGGCGGGTCAAAGGATATCCCAGGCATACGCAAATACGTCTTTGTTGACGGCGGGATGGGAGACAACATCAGACCTCCCCTCTATGGTGCCAAATACGAAGCCCTGATCGCCAACAGAACTACGGAAGCAGAAACAGAGAAGGTTACCATAGCTGGCAAGTTCTGCGAGTCAGGCGATATCCTGATCAAGGATATCTATCTTCCTAAGGTAAGGGAGGGCGATATCCTGGCTGTACCAGCTTGTGGTGCCTACTGCCTTTCCATGGCCAGCAATTACAATGCTTGCCTCAAACCGGCTATCGTCCTGGTCAAGGAAGGACGGGCGCAACTCATCCGGCGTCGCGAAACCTACGATGACCTGATGAGATGCGACCTGTTTTGA
- the holB gene encoding DNA polymerase III subunit delta': MWKIIGQSRATTLLERSIKAGQLSHAYLFVGPPHVGKFTLALGLAQAVNCQASDVPCGECTSCRRIAGGKHSDIYVIGVLSGEGKKEISIDQVKEMQSAASLPPYEGRHKVFIFDKAELLSQEAANRLLKTLEEPSPRVLIILLTSRESEVLPTVVSRCQRVELRPLPITLIKETLAERYSIDNQKAELLARVSGGCLGWALLALQEEALLKTRDQRLANMARLREATIMQRFAYAAELANQFSKRREEIKETLDLWIRWWHDLLLIRGDNSESITNVDHQAALFQQARDLNGRQISGFIRHLQEASQALEQNANPRLVFDNLMLTMP, encoded by the coding sequence ATGTGGAAGATTATAGGTCAATCCAGGGCGACTACGCTCCTGGAACGCAGCATTAAGGCAGGACAGCTTTCCCATGCCTATCTTTTTGTCGGGCCACCTCACGTTGGTAAGTTCACCTTGGCATTGGGCCTGGCCCAGGCGGTAAATTGCCAGGCAAGCGATGTCCCTTGTGGAGAGTGTACCTCCTGCCGGCGGATTGCGGGAGGCAAGCACAGTGACATCTATGTAATAGGCGTCCTTTCAGGAGAGGGCAAGAAAGAGATAAGCATAGACCAAGTGAAGGAAATGCAAAGTGCCGCCAGTCTGCCCCCGTATGAGGGCAGGCACAAAGTGTTTATCTTTGACAAAGCTGAGCTTCTTTCCCAGGAAGCGGCCAACCGCCTGCTCAAGACCCTGGAGGAGCCCTCACCTCGGGTGCTCATCATCCTGCTTACCTCCCGGGAGAGTGAGGTGCTACCGACGGTTGTTTCCCGCTGCCAGCGAGTGGAACTGCGTCCCCTCCCCATTACCCTGATCAAAGAAACATTAGCCGAGCGGTATTCCATTGACAACCAAAAAGCGGAACTCCTTGCCCGGGTGTCGGGCGGGTGCCTGGGTTGGGCACTGCTGGCCTTGCAGGAGGAAGCATTGCTGAAAACAAGAGACCAGAGGCTGGCCAACATGGCAAGACTCAGAGAGGCAACTATCATGCAGCGCTTCGCCTATGCGGCTGAACTGGCAAACCAGTTCAGCAAGCGACGTGAGGAGATAAAGGAGACCCTTGACCTGTGGATACGGTGGTGGCATGACCTGCTCTTGATTCGAGGCGACAACAGTGAGTCTATCACCAATGTAGACCATCAAGCTGCGCTCTTTCAGCAGGCCAGAGACCTCAATGGCAGGCAAATCTCGGGCTTCATCCGCCACCTTCAGGAGGCAAGCCAAGCGCTGGAGCAGAATGCCAATCCTCGCCTGGTCTTCGACAATCTCATGTTAACTATGCCGTAG
- the hisC gene encoding histidinol-phosphate transaminase produces the protein MKSNNDPERLIRPHLLNTKPYAYVSPLEALSEDTGVATEEIIKLDGNENPYGCSPRVREALSTYPYYHIYPDSEQRQLRKALEGYVGVSSRRLLAGSGSDELIDWIVRLFIEPGDRVINCTPTFGMYPFSTETGGGRVIEVPRDEDFAVDVPAVKKVIVKERAKLIFLASPNNPTGNATPERDILALLETGIMLVLDEAYYEFSGHTLVPLAGDHDNLIILRTFSKWAGLAGLRVGYGIFPEKIARHLTRVKPPYNVNIAAQIAALESLKDLDYLQPTIRAIIAERERLFTRLAEIEWLKPYPSKANFILCHVIGRQARDVHQELRRKGISVRYFDTPRLTNCLRISVGKPEHTDALIAALSQIC, from the coding sequence TTGAAGTCAAATAATGATCCGGAGAGGCTTATCAGGCCACACCTGCTGAACACCAAACCCTATGCTTACGTCTCCCCCCTGGAGGCCCTCAGTGAGGACACCGGCGTGGCGACTGAAGAGATCATCAAACTTGACGGGAATGAGAACCCCTATGGTTGCTCCCCCAGGGTAAGGGAGGCCCTCTCCACCTATCCCTATTACCACATTTACCCCGACTCTGAGCAGCGCCAGCTACGGAAGGCGCTGGAAGGATATGTTGGAGTATCTTCCCGTCGTCTGCTAGCAGGGAGCGGCAGTGACGAGCTTATCGACTGGATTGTGCGCCTTTTTATTGAGCCAGGGGATAGGGTGATCAACTGTACGCCCACCTTTGGCATGTACCCCTTTAGCACCGAGACCGGTGGCGGCAGGGTAATTGAGGTACCACGAGACGAAGACTTTGCCGTTGATGTGCCCGCGGTGAAGAAAGTCATAGTGAAGGAAAGGGCTAAGCTTATATTCCTCGCCTCCCCCAATAATCCCACCGGCAATGCTACTCCTGAACGGGATATCCTGGCCCTGCTCGAAACCGGGATAATGTTAGTATTGGATGAGGCTTACTACGAGTTCAGTGGGCATACCTTGGTGCCTCTGGCAGGCGACCACGACAACCTGATCATCCTGCGTACTTTCAGCAAGTGGGCCGGTTTGGCCGGTCTGAGGGTAGGCTATGGTATCTTTCCAGAGAAAATCGCCCGACACCTGACGAGAGTTAAGCCACCTTACAACGTGAACATAGCTGCCCAGATTGCAGCGCTGGAGTCGCTGAAAGATCTAGACTATTTGCAGCCGACTATCAGAGCTATCATCGCGGAACGAGAGCGCCTGTTCACCAGGCTGGCCGAAATTGAGTGGCTTAAGCCCTACCCGTCAAAGGCGAACTTCATCCTCTGTCATGTTATTGGCAGGCAGGCAAGGGATGTCCACCAAGAATTAAGACGGAAGGGCATCTCTGTCCGCTACTTTGACACCCCGCGCCTCACAAACTGCCTTCGCATAAGCGTGGGAAAGCCGGAGCATACTGATGCCCTGATTGCAGCACTCAGTCAGATTTGCTAG
- a CDS encoding methylmalonyl-CoA epimerase: MKRFLDVAIAVQDLDAAVKRYSEVLGVAPSLLPPERYAYSGLRGVRFRLGNVAISLVASEEASSPIARFLAVRGEGVNHISLEVTDIEQAMKDWAAKGVSFASDAPLDFSGGQVIFAHPKSLHGVQIALVQAKPDTDVLVSG; encoded by the coding sequence ATAAAACGGTTCCTCGATGTAGCCATAGCAGTGCAAGACTTAGACGCTGCGGTTAAGAGATACTCCGAGGTCCTGGGTGTGGCACCTAGTCTGCTTCCGCCAGAGCGTTATGCCTACTCTGGGCTTAGGGGTGTCAGGTTTCGCCTGGGCAACGTAGCCATCAGTTTAGTTGCCTCAGAAGAGGCTAGCAGTCCGATCGCCAGATTCCTCGCTGTCAGAGGAGAAGGGGTAAACCACATCTCGTTGGAGGTCACCGACATAGAGCAGGCCATGAAAGACTGGGCAGCTAAGGGCGTCAGTTTTGCCAGCGATGCGCCGCTAGACTTTTCCGGCGGGCAAGTCATTTTTGCCCATCCTAAGTCCTTGCATGGCGTCCAGATTGCCCTTGTGCAGGCAAAGCCAGACACAGATGTGCTGGTAAGCGGATAA
- the hisB gene encoding imidazoleglycerol-phosphate dehydratase HisB: protein MTERIASIKRETQETAVGVELAIDGQGEFQITTGLRMFDHLLSQLAKHGVFDLKVSGTGADPHHLVEDVALCLGRVFNQALGGKEGIVRMGHAIVPMDDALALVAVDISGRGHAAAELAFDEEKIADLPASLIPHFLETFASEARINLHAQILRGSNDHHKAEATFKALGRALDSATRHDDRIRGRIPSTKRLID, encoded by the coding sequence ATGACGGAGAGAATAGCCAGTATCAAGAGGGAAACTCAGGAGACCGCGGTGGGTGTAGAACTGGCCATCGATGGCCAGGGTGAGTTCCAGATAACCACCGGGCTCAGGATGTTTGACCACCTTTTGTCGCAGCTTGCCAAACACGGGGTCTTCGACCTCAAGGTCTCAGGCACCGGGGCTGACCCGCATCACCTGGTAGAGGATGTCGCCCTTTGCCTTGGTCGAGTCTTCAACCAGGCGCTGGGAGGAAAAGAAGGGATCGTCAGGATGGGGCATGCCATCGTACCGATGGATGACGCCTTGGCGCTGGTGGCTGTGGACATTAGCGGCAGGGGGCACGCCGCAGCAGAGCTAGCCTTCGACGAGGAGAAAATCGCCGATTTACCTGCCAGCCTCATCCCTCACTTCCTGGAGACTTTCGCCTCTGAGGCCCGCATCAACCTGCATGCCCAGATCCTCCGAGGAAGCAACGACCACCACAAAGCAGAAGCGACCTTCAAAGCGCTGGGGCGGGCGCTAGACAGTGCCACCAGACACGATGACCGCATCAGAGGGAGAATACCCAGCACCAAGAGGCTCATCGACTAA
- a CDS encoding DNA repair exonuclease — MVVRMKLSPQSRSSSKDARMRPFKFVHTADLHLDSPFVGISRLDDSVASRLREATFHTFERVLDICIDQRVDFLLIAGDVYNSRDRSLRAQIRFRDGLARLNDAGISAFVVHGNHDPLDRWSASLRWPERVHIFGGREVERVVVGENGNVFAQIYGISYPTRDVRRNLAKEFRRVDDGPFAIGLLHCNLGDSTGHEPYAPCTVEDLVYVGMDYWALGHVHDHVIVCPERPAIAYPGNPQGCNVREQKARGCYLVQVDTEGHPSIDFVAVDTIRWFWETVSIEQASSEDELIDTVENACAVVREQADNRPALCRVTLEGRSPMHRKLMQSGFVDDLVRVIRESEGGRDPSVWLERIEVDTRPVVDVEARRSGQDFLSDLLALIREYRGDPTLSSSLRSELAPLFESRRGRLFVEPLTDEELLQCLDAAEARCLDLLVGDD, encoded by the coding sequence ATGGTGGTAAGAATGAAGCTCTCGCCACAGTCGCGAAGTTCATCGAAGGATGCCCGAATGAGACCTTTCAAATTCGTACATACGGCTGATCTGCACTTGGACAGCCCTTTTGTCGGGATATCGCGTCTGGACGACTCGGTTGCCAGTCGCCTGCGTGAGGCGACGTTCCACACATTCGAGCGTGTGCTGGATATATGCATAGACCAACGCGTCGATTTCCTACTCATCGCTGGGGATGTTTACAACAGCCGGGACCGCAGCCTTCGCGCTCAAATTCGTTTCAGAGACGGACTTGCGCGCCTGAATGATGCGGGAATCTCGGCATTCGTGGTCCATGGAAACCACGATCCGCTAGACAGATGGTCGGCCAGTCTCAGATGGCCCGAGAGGGTACACATCTTTGGGGGTAGAGAGGTCGAGCGGGTTGTTGTGGGGGAGAATGGCAATGTATTTGCCCAGATATACGGGATAAGCTATCCTACACGAGACGTTCGACGGAACTTGGCCAAGGAATTTCGACGTGTTGACGATGGCCCGTTTGCCATCGGGCTTCTTCACTGCAATCTCGGAGACAGCACTGGGCATGAACCGTACGCACCCTGCACAGTAGAAGACCTTGTCTATGTGGGGATGGATTACTGGGCACTAGGACACGTACATGACCATGTAATCGTTTGCCCTGAGCGTCCCGCAATTGCATATCCAGGCAATCCGCAGGGATGCAATGTCCGTGAGCAGAAGGCACGCGGATGCTATCTCGTTCAGGTGGACACAGAGGGCCACCCCAGCATAGATTTCGTTGCGGTGGACACAATCCGCTGGTTCTGGGAAACCGTGAGCATTGAACAGGCTAGCAGCGAAGACGAGCTGATCGATACAGTGGAGAATGCGTGTGCGGTAGTGCGAGAGCAAGCAGATAACCGACCGGCACTGTGTCGGGTTACACTGGAAGGAAGAAGCCCAATGCATCGCAAGCTCATGCAGTCAGGTTTCGTGGATGATCTTGTGCGTGTGATAAGGGAAAGCGAGGGCGGCCGAGACCCTTCGGTTTGGCTGGAGCGAATAGAAGTGGATACACGCCCCGTGGTCGATGTTGAAGCCCGGCGTTCAGGGCAGGATTTCTTGTCAGACCTCCTGGCGCTGATTCGTGAATACAGGGGCGATCCTACACTCTCGAGTTCGCTGCGGTCTGAACTGGCTCCTCTTTTCGAGTCCCGTCGTGGCCGGTTGTTTGTTGAGCCTCTAACCGACGAGGAGCTGTTGCAGTGCCTGGATGCGGCCGAAGCCCGTTGCCTTGACCTACTTGTAGGTGACGATTGA
- a CDS encoding SDR family oxidoreductase, translating into MRLEGKVVLVTGAASGIGRATAVAFAREGARVVAADVLVEDGQETVRLIKEAGGQAIFVKCDVSKQAEVEALIKKTVETYGALHCAFNNAGIEGRMAPSPDFSEEEWDRIIDVNLKGVWLCLKYEVPQMVKQGGGVIVNTASVGGLVGLQGLSPYCASKGGVVQLTRTVALECAQSNIRVNAVCPGGISTPMALRLSKQPQMGPARPTPMHRWGKPEEIAEGVVWLCSDASSFVTGHLMTIDGGFVAG; encoded by the coding sequence ATGCGACTGGAAGGCAAAGTTGTCCTGGTGACTGGGGCGGCCTCGGGAATTGGCAGGGCTACAGCCGTGGCCTTTGCTCGGGAAGGAGCCAGGGTAGTGGCGGCTGATGTCCTTGTGGAGGATGGACAGGAGACGGTTCGGCTTATCAAAGAAGCTGGGGGCCAGGCTATCTTTGTTAAGTGTGATGTCTCAAAGCAAGCTGAGGTTGAGGCGCTGATTAAGAAAACGGTGGAAACCTATGGCGCTTTGCATTGCGCCTTCAATAATGCCGGAATCGAGGGGAGGATGGCTCCCTCGCCCGACTTCAGTGAAGAGGAATGGGACCGGATTATCGATGTCAATCTTAAAGGCGTCTGGCTGTGCCTGAAGTATGAGGTGCCGCAGATGGTGAAGCAGGGTGGTGGGGTGATCGTCAACACGGCTTCGGTGGGTGGGTTGGTGGGGCTCCAGGGCTTGTCGCCTTACTGCGCGTCGAAGGGTGGTGTGGTGCAGTTGACCCGCACGGTAGCGCTGGAGTGTGCCCAGTCCAATATTCGCGTTAATGCTGTTTGCCCGGGTGGCATCAGCACACCTATGGCTCTGCGGCTGTCCAAGCAGCCGCAGATGGGGCCGGCCCGGCCGACACCGATGCACCGCTGGGGCAAGCCGGAGGAGATAGCTGAGGGTGTCGTCTGGCTGTGTTCCGATGCCAGCTCCTTTGTTACCGGACACCTCATGACTATTGACGGCGGCTTTGTGGCTGGGTAG
- a CDS encoding DEAD/DEAH box helicase: MRYRGSSKIKYEHSLIPGLREFLEEELEPLGHVRTIIPGRIRKTKKMVSGLQVRYKYPVQGGAKLLAYSSDVVQELFIVTSRPEELKALERKAAKVSQKERIRQKGVSKSQLDQRTSQFLRGLGEPEPCVFCPSPFQEEALQLILQGDVVVTAPTGSGKTWIAERAIESFLKQGKACWYTTPLKALSNQKYDNFRKLLGEQRVGLLTGERKDNPSAPVIVATTEVFRNALYSGDQKPCLAVLDEAHYLGDEQRGTTWEEVIILAPAETHLLLLSATISNADEIVRWMERVRRKRPHPVKEEERPVPLRYGFLTHRKYILSLDSKAIRSRKRARSGFNPVRVVETLEERELLPAIIFLPSRKDCDRAASKFQGFSWKDRASRWDILAEAARDNPYLWDNPLLDPLVEAGIASHHAGHLTGWKVAVERILATGKLRAVFATTTLAAGLDVPARTVVLPTLMARDSFGARPLSTLEFQQMTGRAGRRGKDKIGFVVLDPENERDLFVALSLQNSEPEAIKSAFKISYHQILNLLNRSSLDKTRDILERSLLLFQQSTRKDFHEVKAQLGDELMKRIGILQRFRYLDESFFLTEFGRWAVLIRHENSLIFTEMIRRQLYPSLSAAELAGWIGALSPGRCPRRAVGRLNLESLLKLAEELERLERRVGISSVQFSAEEAWKRGAAVKLWAEGEEWERVVGEADIEEGDLQWLLIQTAEVLRQMEDLPLPIASAAKQAGDALLRAPVL, translated from the coding sequence ATGCGATACCGTGGAAGCTCGAAGATAAAGTACGAGCACAGCCTCATACCTGGGCTGAGGGAGTTCCTGGAGGAGGAACTGGAACCTCTGGGCCATGTCCGGACCATTATCCCTGGAAGAATCAGAAAGACAAAGAAGATGGTCAGTGGCCTACAGGTTCGATACAAGTACCCGGTGCAGGGTGGTGCCAAGCTGCTGGCCTATAGTTCAGACGTGGTACAGGAGCTGTTTATCGTTACTTCCAGGCCAGAGGAGCTGAAAGCTCTCGAAAGGAAAGCGGCGAAGGTCAGCCAGAAAGAAAGGATAAGGCAGAAAGGAGTCAGCAAGAGCCAGCTTGATCAGCGCACCAGCCAGTTTCTCCGCGGGTTGGGGGAGCCTGAACCCTGCGTTTTCTGTCCCTCGCCCTTTCAGGAAGAGGCCCTGCAACTCATCCTTCAGGGCGATGTGGTGGTCACCGCCCCCACCGGAAGCGGCAAGACCTGGATCGCAGAGCGAGCCATAGAGAGTTTCCTGAAGCAAGGAAAAGCATGCTGGTATACCACTCCCCTGAAGGCGCTGTCGAATCAGAAGTATGACAATTTCCGAAAGCTTCTCGGCGAACAAAGGGTGGGGCTTCTCACCGGGGAAAGGAAGGATAATCCATCGGCACCGGTGATAGTGGCCACCACCGAAGTATTTCGCAATGCGCTCTACTCGGGAGATCAGAAACCATGTTTAGCCGTGCTGGACGAGGCTCATTACCTGGGGGATGAACAGCGCGGCACCACCTGGGAGGAAGTGATAATCCTGGCCCCGGCTGAGACGCATCTCCTCCTTCTCTCGGCCACGATCTCTAATGCTGATGAGATTGTAAGATGGATGGAAAGGGTGAGACGGAAAAGACCTCATCCTGTCAAGGAGGAAGAGAGGCCAGTCCCCTTGCGGTACGGCTTCCTGACCCATAGAAAATATATTCTCAGCCTGGATTCAAAGGCTATCAGATCGCGAAAGAGGGCGAGGTCAGGTTTCAACCCGGTGAGAGTGGTTGAGACGCTGGAGGAAAGGGAACTCCTTCCGGCAATTATTTTCCTGCCGTCGCGCAAAGATTGTGACCGGGCGGCCTCCAAGTTTCAGGGTTTTTCCTGGAAGGACAGGGCGTCAAGATGGGATATTCTGGCGGAAGCGGCCAGGGACAATCCCTATCTTTGGGACAACCCTTTGCTAGACCCTCTGGTGGAGGCCGGGATAGCCTCGCACCACGCCGGCCATCTCACGGGGTGGAAAGTAGCGGTGGAGCGGATACTGGCCACAGGCAAGCTGCGGGCTGTGTTTGCCACCACGACTCTAGCCGCAGGACTGGATGTACCAGCCCGCACCGTGGTCTTACCTACATTGATGGCACGGGACAGCTTTGGCGCGAGGCCCTTGAGCACACTGGAGTTTCAGCAGATGACGGGCAGGGCGGGCAGGAGAGGCAAGGACAAGATCGGCTTTGTTGTCCTTGACCCGGAAAATGAGAGGGATCTGTTTGTGGCCTTGAGCCTGCAAAATTCTGAACCAGAAGCGATAAAATCTGCTTTTAAGATCAGCTATCACCAGATACTGAATCTCCTCAATCGCTCCAGTTTGGACAAGACCAGGGATATCCTGGAGAGGAGCCTCCTCCTTTTTCAGCAGAGCACCCGAAAAGACTTCCATGAGGTCAAGGCACAACTGGGCGACGAACTGATGAAGAGGATAGGCATCTTGCAGAGATTCAGATATCTCGACGAGTCATTTTTCTTAACGGAATTCGGCCGGTGGGCTGTGCTCATACGGCACGAGAACTCCCTCATCTTCACCGAGATGATAAGGCGCCAGCTCTATCCTTCGCTGTCTGCTGCGGAGCTTGCCGGCTGGATTGGGGCTTTGTCTCCCGGGCGCTGCCCCAGGCGGGCTGTTGGTCGCCTGAACCTGGAATCACTCCTGAAACTGGCGGAGGAACTGGAAAGGCTTGAGAGAAGGGTGGGGATCTCTTCTGTCCAGTTTTCTGCCGAGGAGGCCTGGAAAAGGGGGGCAGCGGTCAAGCTCTGGGCAGAAGGGGAAGAATGGGAAAGGGTGGTGGGAGAAGCCGACATCGAGGAAGGCGATCTGCAATGGCTCCTTATTCAGACCGCTGAGGTCCTGCGTCAGATGGAGGATTTGCCCTTGCCTATTGCCTCCGCAGCGAAGCAAGCGGGTGATGCGCTTTTGCGAGCGCCGGTGTTGTAG